GACAGATGCCCTCCCAGGCCGCCGCGTCACAGGAGCACGAGATGGAGCTGGACAGGCTGAGCAGGGCCGGAACGGACTCCGACCCGCAGACGCTCCTGCGCGAGCTCATCGAGAGCGTCACGCGTTCGCTCCCCGCTGACGTCGTCTCCAGCATCCTCACCGTCGAGCGCACCCGCTCGCTGGCCGACTGGCTGGCCCGTCGCCCGGGTTCGATCCTCGGGTTGCGACTGCGCGGTGCCGCCGAGGCGCTGTCATTGCGGTGGGAGCCGGAGGCCGGCTGGACCGCCGAGGTCGAGCAACTCTACGGGACGGTCACGCTCTCAACCCGCACGATCACCCTCGGTCAGTGGTTGACGGCGTTCGCCGAGCTCGTGTCCGGCCTCGCGATGCACTCCGCCAAAGACTCGGCGGACTCGGCGCGGGCACTGCAGTCGCTGGGAATCCTGCCGCCCGGCTCGGAGATCCACCTCGACCACGCCAACCTCGCGGGAGACCTGCTGACACTCGCCGCGCGTCTCGGACGCCGCGTGCCGGAGGAGGCTGTGGCGGCCGTGGGCCGGATCGGTGAGCTGCTCGCCGAGACCCTGCCGCGCGTGACAGGAACGGGCGAGCCGGAGATGATCGTGAAGCTGGCCGCGACCGTCTACCTTCCCGACACCCTCAGGGCGTACCTCGCTCTTCCCGCCGGATGGGCCGCCGAGCATGTGCTGGCGGGCGGTCTCACCCCCGCTCAGGCGCTGATCGCCCAGCTCGAGGCGCTCGAATCCGGGGCGCGGACCCTGAGGGATGCGGCGGTCGAGCACGACGCGTCGGCCCTCCTGGTCAACGGACGCATCCTGGCCGACCGATTCGCCGGCCCCCGCCTCGAGCTCGACCTGCCGTGACGTCGCGGTGAGCCGCGGCTAACGACCCGACGTCAACGCTTCGGCACCGGTTCCCGGCGTTTGTTCTGCGATCCGCGGCTTGTCGAATCGTGCTCCATCGGGATCCTGGACTCCCGCCAGGTTGATCAACAACATGATCGGGCCGATCAGCGGAATCAGGCCGAAGAAGAACAGGCCCCCGGAACTGTTCACGTCGTGGAGTCGCCGCCAGGTGACGGCGAGCATCGGAACGACGAGGGCGATGGCGTAGCCGTTAAGCACGAGAAACCATACGAGCGAAACCACCCGGTATGCCGTCTCGGGGAGCAGCGGGAACGGCAATGGAAGGACAATGCCGCCGACGAAGAGCGAAACGACGGCGACGAGCACCGCGAACCAGAATTCCGATCGGCTCGCGCGGCCCGTGAACGTCGCGTACTTCCGCCAGAACCTCGCCGCGGCCTGGTCCATCGTCGCGTGCCGAAGCGGCCGGTCGAGGGGCGTTGCCGAATCGCCCTGGCTCGAGATGGTCACGCTCGAACACTAGTGCTCAGCGACGGCTTCAGCCCTCATCGGGCGACCCCGCGCCCCAAGATCTGCTCGAGCTCTTCCTTCAGTTGGAAGTAGTCGTGGAGCAGCCCACCGCGGCCCGGCAAGAAGTCCACGAGGAAATCTATATCGCTTGTCTCGCGGTCGAAGTCGTCTCCAAGCACCGACCCGAAGATACGGAGTCGCTCGACCCCATGTGCTTCGCACGCGGGCGCGATCGCCTGCAGGTCGACTGGAACCGCGGTGATCATGGCAGGGATTGTCCCATGTCAACCGATCCCGCAGGACCGACCGCGCTCGGCGCTGCGACGATTGGCCTTCCGTGGAATCAGCGCGCGCCGTTGCCGCCGTTCCAGCCGTGCTCACCGGCCAACGCTTTGAGTCGCGCATGCTCGTGTGGGTCGCGTAGCTGCCACCCGTAGCTTTCGACGACGACGTAGCTCGCGCCATCGCGCTCGACGCGCGACCGATCCTCGCCGAGACCGCCCGTGTACACCTCCTCGTCGAGCCAGATGACGAGCTGTGACACCCAATCCCGCGCGTTCTCCGGCGTGACGTAGAGCCAGTGCTGCGGCGCGACCGCTGAGGGCAATGCAATCTGGATTCGCGCTGCGAGACCGTCTCGCTGTCGCACTTCGAAGTCCGCGAGGCCCGGGAGCGCCCGTACATCGAGAACGCGATAGTCGTACCGGGCTGGTCTACCGGGCGACGAGGCGTACCGCCATTCGTCGATGCTCTTCAGCTCGGCGATGACGTCCACATCCGCGATCAACTCGATTCCTCCCCTGCAGCTCACCAGAAGAATGCGTCGACGACGGCATCGACGAGCTTCCCGATAACGTGTCCGACGCCGGCGAAGAATCCTCGTCTGGTCTGTTCGGGGCTGGTCTCTCGTTCATGACGTCCCACGCGACCCGTCCTCTCCGGCACCGCATCCTCGAAACGGCCCGCGCTTGCATCTGACACATCGCGTCGCGGCTCGGCTCGCTCGGCTCGTCGAATTGTGGCATATGCCGACCATCGCAGCGTTTCCGCTCATGCGCGTGGCTGCCCTCCCATGGGCGATGATGTCTTGAGGTGATCGGGAGGGCTACTGTGAAATCGTTCTGGGATCAGCCCAGCACTCCGAATGACCCTTTCGCGGGCGTCTTGCTTCTTCTGATCAGAGGCATCCTGCTGTGGCTGCTCGTGCCGATCGGCTTGATCATCTGGCCTTTCTCCCTTCCCTGGTCCGAGTGCGGGCCAGGCAATTTCCTCGGGTGGCTGGACAACAATCAGATCGCCGCGCTCCAGCGCTACGTGCTTCGGCCCGGATTCCCTGAGCCTCAGTGCGAGTGGGTCCACTTCCGGGACATCAAGGCAGTCAGCCATCGGATTCGCTTCGGGGATTGGGCTTAGCGGCCCTCGCCCACCCGTTCGACTAGTGACCGGGCGATCGACCAGAGAACACGCTGACGAGCGAGACAAGGTGCTCGGCCACGAGAGCGCCGCCATGACACGTGACGTGTACGCGGATCTACTCGACGAGGACCTCGACATGGTCACCGCGCGGCTCGACGAGGCGGTGACAAAGATGGCCACAACCGCTGGAACCGACGATGAGCCGGTTTAGGGCGCCAGAAAACTCACGTCTCAGGGTCTTCGTCTTCGAACCAGCCCTCAGCTTCGCTGACAGTCAGCCCATGCGTGTACGCGACGAGCTGACCGAGGAATTCGGTTCGGTTGTAGTCGGGTCCTACGCTTCGAGCACACCAGTCGCCGTCATCCAGCTTCACGAGCATGAATACAGACTCAGCCTTCGTGCCTTCGGGCAGCGGGGCCACGAGGAGGTCCCCCAGCACTTGGGCCGCCGGGACGGGGTCGCGTCGTTCATCGGTTGCCATAACCGACATTGTTCAGCATCCGAGAATGATTCCCGCACAATAACAAGCAGGCAAACGGCCTCGTCACGCGCCGACTCCCGAAAACGAAGAAGCCCCCGATCCCTGTGTTTCCCAGGGATCGGGGGGCTTCTCGCACCTCGCGGTGTGTGGTGCGCCCCCAGGGACTTGAACCCTGAACCCATTGATTAAGAGTCAATTGCTCTGCCGATTGAGCTAGAGGCGCATCCGATCCGGTTTCCCGAACCGAGGCTCAACACTAGCATCCGTTTCGCGCTCTTCGCCAATCGGGGCGGGGCGGCCTCAGCTGCGTTCTTTGCGGGGCATGACGACCTCTTTGATGATGAGGATGATTCCGGCCGAGATGGGAATCGCGACCAGCGCCCCGGGCAGGCCGAACAGCGTGGAGCCGGCCAGCGCCGAGATCAGGACCACCGATCCGGGCACCTGCACGGCCTTCCCCATGACCCGCGGTGTGAGGATGTACGC
This region of Leifsonia sp. fls2-241-R2A-40a genomic DNA includes:
- a CDS encoding DUF805 domain-containing protein, which codes for MTISSQGDSATPLDRPLRHATMDQAAARFWRKYATFTGRASRSEFWFAVLVAVVSLFVGGIVLPLPFPLLPETAYRVVSLVWFLVLNGYAIALVVPMLAVTWRRLHDVNSSGGLFFFGLIPLIGPIMLLINLAGVQDPDGARFDKPRIAEQTPGTGAEALTSGR
- a CDS encoding nucleotidyltransferase domain-containing protein; translated protein: MITAVPVDLQAIAPACEAHGVERLRIFGSVLGDDFDRETSDIDFLVDFLPGRGGLLHDYFQLKEELEQILGRGVAR